One genomic segment of Desulfobulbaceae bacterium includes these proteins:
- a CDS encoding helix-turn-helix transcriptional regulator, with product MDVKQNTYPGGVPMVQIDGGKIRAIREQKGLTQLYLASVVAVTTDSISRWENKRYPTIKKENALKLAEALEVELADILDAGHKALPDEPEGLESTEQAPEVTAPEVVSKSNKSYWVIGLVVAVAALALFAWLRLPVLNGVQIHAVRFMPDHTAPGQPFPVVIKLVSSDSQPSPFILREMLPAGATLVESQKSIPAAVDHKTGEMKWINKVTEKMVLGYSLRYDGPVSQEGLRMNGTVTLRKVSGRGKAIAGNNRIAFAPYHWADSNKDNFIDDLEILAVYEDFSDATGLDLEMDLIEDIWFGGGYVWNVNSKKFEIIP from the coding sequence ATGGACGTAAAACAAAATACATATCCTGGTGGTGTCCCCATGGTTCAAATTGACGGAGGGAAAATTCGTGCCATCCGTGAACAGAAGGGCCTGACCCAGTTGTATCTTGCCTCAGTTGTTGCGGTAACGACAGATTCGATCTCTCGATGGGAGAATAAGCGTTATCCAACCATAAAAAAGGAAAATGCCCTGAAGCTGGCTGAAGCTTTGGAAGTTGAGTTGGCAGATATTCTTGATGCCGGGCATAAGGCCCTGCCCGATGAGCCTGAGGGTCTGGAAAGTACAGAACAAGCCCCGGAAGTGACTGCGCCGGAGGTTGTTTCCAAAAGCAACAAATCTTACTGGGTGATTGGTTTGGTGGTTGCGGTGGCGGCGTTGGCACTTTTTGCCTGGTTGCGGTTACCAGTCCTTAATGGTGTTCAGATTCACGCTGTTCGATTCATGCCGGATCACACAGCCCCAGGGCAACCGTTTCCTGTTGTTATTAAGCTTGTCAGTAGTGATTCTCAGCCTTCGCCTTTTATTTTAAGGGAGATGCTGCCGGCCGGTGCCACTCTTGTTGAGTCGCAGAAGTCAATACCTGCGGCTGTTGATCATAAAACGGGTGAGATGAAATGGATTAACAAGGTTACCGAAAAAATGGTTCTAGGCTACTCCCTGCGCTATGATGGGCCTGTTAGTCAGGAAGGTCTGAGGATGAACGGCACGGTAACCTTACGTAAAGTATCTGGCAGAGGCAAGGCGATCGCCGGAAATAACCGAATTGCCTTTGCCCCCTATCACTGGGCGGATTCCAATAAAGATAATTTTATCGACGATCTGGAGATTCTGGCGGTGTACGAAGATTTTTCTGATGCCACAGGCCTTGAC